One stretch of Chroicocephalus ridibundus unplaced genomic scaffold, bChrRid1.1 SCAFFOLD_92, whole genome shotgun sequence DNA includes these proteins:
- the LOC134509565 gene encoding olfactory receptor 14A16-like, translating into MSNGSSITQFLLLAFADTWELQLLHFGLFLGIYVAALLANGLIIGAIACDHHLHTPMYFFLLNLALLDLGSISNTVPKAMANSLWDTRAISYAGCVAQVFFFVFCAATEVYLLTVMSYDRYVAICKPLHYGTLLGSRACVHMAAAAWGTGFLTALLHTANTFSLPLCQGNAVGQFFCEIPQILRLSCSDAYLREAGLLILSALLVFGCFVFIVLSYVQIFRAVLRIPSEQGQHKAFSTCLPHLAVVSLFISTGIFSHLKPPSISSPSLDLVMTVLYSVVPPAVNPLIYSMRNQELKESISKVVYWMFVNVDKFSITVHK; encoded by the coding sequence atgtccaatggcagctccatcacccagttcctcctcctggcattcgcagacacatgggagctgcagctcttgcacttcgggctcttcctgggcatctacgtggctgccctcctggccaacggcctcatcatcggCGCTatagcctgtgaccaccacctccacacgcccatgtacttcttcctcctcaacctcgccctccttgacctgggctccatctccaacactgtccccaaagccatggccaattctctctgggacaccagggccatctcctatgcaggatgtgttgcacaggtctttttctttgttttctgtgctgcaacagaggtttatcttctcactgtcatgtcctatgaccgctacgttgccatctgcaaacccctgcactacgggaccctcctgggcagcagagcttgtgtccacatggcagcagctgcctggggcactgggtttctcactgctctcctgcacacggccaatacattttccctacccctctgccagggcaatgctgtgggccagttcttctgtgaaatcccccagatcctcaggCTCTCCTGTTCAGatgcctacctcagggaagctgggcttcttatattaagtgctttgttagtttttggatgttttgtttttattgtcctgtcctacgtgcagatcttcagggccgtgctgaggattccctctgagcagggacagcacaaagccttttccacgtgcctccctcacctggccgtggtctccctctttatcagtaCTGGCATATTTTCtcacctgaagcccccctccatctcctccccatcgcTGGATCTGGTGATgacagtgctgtactcagtggtacctccagcagtgaaccccctcatctacagcatgaggaaccaggagctcaaggagtcCATTAGCAAAGTCGTTTATTGGATGTTTGTCAATGTTGATAAATTTTCCATCACTGTCCACAAATGA